Proteins encoded together in one Orrella marina window:
- a CDS encoding helix-turn-helix domain-containing protein: MKTIPSLDESVRLNLKAYFEDLGDIEPRGMWDMVISCVEKPLLEAAMERAQGNQSRAAVYLGITRNTLRKKLLAHKLIDD, translated from the coding sequence ATGAAAACCATTCCATCCCTTGATGAGTCTGTCCGACTCAATCTAAAAGCTTACTTCGAAGATCTCGGTGACATTGAGCCTCGCGGCATGTGGGACATGGTTATCTCCTGTGTCGAGAAGCCGTTGCTTGAAGCCGCCATGGAACGAGCACAAGGCAACCAGTCACGCGCAGCGGTGTATCTCGGCATCACGCGCAACACGTTGCGCAAGAAGCTTCTTGCACACAAACTGATCGACGACTGA
- the purH gene encoding bifunctional phosphoribosylaminoimidazolecarboxamide formyltransferase/IMP cyclohydrolase encodes MKIQTALISVSDKTGVIDFARALHARNVRLLSTGGTARQLAQAGLPVTEVADHTGSPEILDGRVKTLHPRIHAGLLARRDTTEHMDTLAQHGIDRIDLLVVNLYPFRETIARPDCTFDDAIENIDIGGPAMLRAAAKNHGNKAGGVTVVIDPADYTRVLQEMDQHHGQTSFALRLSLATKVYAHTAAYDGAIASYLSSLTAQEPDAQTCAERESWPRTLTMQVQREQTLRYGENPQQSAAFYRDPVSGSGLLANFRQLQGKELSYNNIADADAAWECVRSFEGPACVIIKHANPCGVATGETIYEAYQKALRTDPTSAFGGIIAFNRPVDASTAEAVSGQFLEVLLAPAYEGSALSVLGHKKNVRVLEVPLGTAQNTFDIKRVGGGWLVQTPDSETLDMSALKVVSDLKPTQEQMQDMLFAWKVAKFVKSNAIVYAGQGMTLGVGAGQMSRVDSARIASIKAQNAGLSLQGSAVASDAFFPFRDGLDVVVDAGAKCVIQPGGSMRDEEVISAANERGVVMVLTGMRHFRH; translated from the coding sequence ATGAAAATCCAGACCGCACTGATCTCTGTTTCCGATAAAACCGGTGTCATCGACTTCGCCCGGGCTCTGCATGCGCGAAATGTCCGACTTCTCTCAACAGGGGGAACAGCCAGACAGCTTGCCCAAGCCGGTTTGCCTGTGACCGAAGTAGCTGACCATACCGGCTCGCCAGAGATTCTCGATGGCCGCGTCAAAACCCTGCATCCCCGGATTCATGCCGGCCTGCTGGCCAGACGCGACACCACCGAGCATATGGACACGCTGGCGCAACACGGCATCGACCGGATCGACCTGCTAGTTGTGAATCTCTATCCGTTTCGCGAAACGATTGCCAGACCTGACTGCACGTTCGACGACGCGATCGAGAACATTGACATCGGCGGACCAGCGATGCTGCGCGCAGCTGCGAAGAACCATGGCAATAAAGCTGGCGGCGTCACCGTCGTCATTGATCCGGCAGATTACACCCGGGTGCTCCAGGAGATGGACCAGCATCACGGACAAACCAGCTTCGCATTGCGCCTGTCTCTGGCGACCAAGGTGTATGCGCACACGGCAGCCTACGATGGTGCCATTGCAAGCTATCTGAGCAGCCTCACGGCGCAGGAACCCGATGCCCAGACATGTGCCGAACGCGAGAGCTGGCCTCGTACGCTGACCATGCAGGTCCAGCGCGAACAGACACTGCGCTACGGCGAGAATCCCCAGCAGTCGGCTGCTTTCTATCGCGACCCGGTCTCCGGCAGTGGGCTGCTCGCCAATTTCCGGCAATTGCAGGGCAAGGAACTCTCATACAACAACATTGCCGATGCCGACGCCGCCTGGGAGTGTGTACGCAGCTTCGAGGGTCCCGCATGCGTCATCATCAAGCATGCCAATCCGTGCGGAGTTGCAACTGGAGAAACCATCTACGAGGCCTATCAGAAAGCACTCCGGACTGATCCGACCTCGGCCTTTGGCGGCATCATTGCCTTTAACAGGCCTGTCGACGCATCCACGGCGGAAGCGGTATCAGGCCAGTTTCTTGAAGTTCTTCTCGCCCCTGCCTACGAAGGCTCGGCATTGTCGGTCCTGGGACACAAGAAGAACGTCCGGGTACTTGAAGTACCACTAGGCACCGCGCAGAACACCTTTGACATCAAGCGCGTGGGCGGCGGCTGGCTAGTCCAGACACCAGACAGCGAAACGCTGGACATGAGCGCTCTCAAGGTGGTGAGTGACCTCAAACCCACGCAAGAACAAATGCAGGATATGCTGTTTGCCTGGAAGGTGGCCAAGTTCGTCAAATCCAACGCAATTGTGTATGCAGGTCAGGGCATGACGCTAGGGGTCGGTGCAGGCCAGATGAGTCGGGTTGATTCCGCCCGCATCGCAAGCATCAAGGCCCAGAATGCAGGTTTGTCTCTGCAGGGCAGCGCAGTGGCCTCAGACGCATTTTTTCCGTTCCGTGACGGTCTGGACGTCGTGGTTGATGCAGGCGCAAAGTGTGTCATTCAACCAGGCGGCAGCATGCGCGACGAAGAGGTCATTTCCGCTGCCAACGAGCGTGGAGTCGTCATGGTACTGACTGGCATGCGACATTTCCGTCACTAA
- the ruvC gene encoding crossover junction endodeoxyribonuclease RuvC, with the protein MRILGVDPGLRRTGFGVIDVQGANMQYVASGTILIDAQATLPARLKIILDNLREVVRDTRPDVAALEIVFVNTNPQTTLLLGQARGAALCALADSDLLVHEYTALQIKKSVVGHGKAAKQQVQDMVQRLLNLNATPGSDPADALACAICHAHMAPLAVQLEKMGWSVGAGRSTRSGSRRGRLRLKELPGESSR; encoded by the coding sequence ATGCGGATACTGGGCGTTGACCCCGGACTCAGGCGCACAGGCTTCGGGGTGATCGACGTACAAGGTGCAAACATGCAGTATGTCGCAAGTGGCACCATTTTGATTGACGCCCAGGCGACCCTGCCTGCCCGACTGAAAATCATTCTGGACAACCTGCGTGAAGTGGTGCGTGATACGCGTCCTGATGTGGCTGCACTCGAAATTGTGTTCGTCAACACCAACCCGCAAACCACCTTGCTGCTTGGTCAGGCCCGTGGTGCGGCGTTGTGTGCGCTGGCTGACAGTGATCTTCTGGTCCACGAGTACACGGCATTACAGATCAAGAAATCCGTCGTGGGACACGGTAAAGCGGCCAAGCAGCAGGTGCAAGACATGGTGCAGCGATTGCTCAACCTCAACGCAACACCCGGATCGGATCCAGCTGATGCCCTCGCCTGCGCCATCTGTCATGCGCATATGGCGCCACTGGCGGTTCAACTAGAAAAAATGGGGTGGAGTGTGGGAGCTGGGCGGTCGACCCGGTCAGGGTCTCGTCGAGGCCGGCTTCGTTTGAAAGAACTTCCTGGAGAATCGTCACGATGA